The Prochlorococcus sp. MIT 1300 genome has a window encoding:
- a CDS encoding FKBP-type peptidyl-prolyl cis-trans isomerase, translating to MKDILISFTVFVCCLIVALASQIVAPSAIAASNEEPLTQTNLQKVEQAAVSTNVFELDPDDPNPVLFAMASSKDTLGSTDLGTPIESETPQMTSSGLMITEISLGTGDEASAGQTVSVHYRGTLENGNEFDSSYGRGPFTFPLGAGRVIKGWDEGVAGMKVGGKRKLVIPPELGYGSRGAGQVIPPNATLIFEVELLSIK from the coding sequence ATGAAAGACATCCTGATAAGTTTTACTGTTTTTGTCTGCTGTTTAATCGTTGCACTAGCAAGCCAGATCGTTGCTCCCTCGGCTATAGCCGCTAGCAATGAAGAGCCTCTGACTCAAACTAACCTTCAAAAGGTTGAGCAAGCTGCTGTTTCAACAAACGTTTTTGAGCTTGACCCTGACGATCCCAATCCAGTTCTTTTTGCAATGGCTTCCTCAAAGGACACCCTTGGAAGTACAGATCTAGGAACACCTATTGAATCAGAGACTCCTCAAATGACCTCAAGTGGATTAATGATCACAGAAATCTCACTTGGCACAGGTGATGAGGCATCAGCTGGACAAACTGTATCGGTGCACTATCGAGGGACCCTTGAGAATGGCAATGAATTTGACAGTAGTTATGGCCGAGGCCCTTTTACTTTCCCTCTAGGAGCTGGAAGAGTAATAAAAGGATGGGATGAAGGTGTCGCGGGAATGAAAGTAGGCGGGAAAAGAAAATTAGTAATACCACCTGAGCTCGGATATGGCTCTAGAGGGGCAGGACAAGTAATTCCACCAAACGCGACCCTCATTTTTGAAGTTGAACTTCTGAGTATCAAGTGA